From Temnothorax longispinosus isolate EJ_2023e chromosome 3, Tlon_JGU_v1, whole genome shotgun sequence, one genomic window encodes:
- the LOC139809913 gene encoding PI-PLC X domain-containing protein 3, producing the protein MESGAKGENMAIWPGAVLTDDLEFWMTRFPAPLKNIPIIHLAIPGSHDTMTYTIERHSDVGPDEPAYIRTLGRYCSFVAKPIILNWSVTQRDDIKQQLNGGIRYLDLRVATKPRTNNIYFLHGLYGAEVSKPLLDVADWLTSHANEIVILDFQHFYAFTDQDHHRLVDRIMQIFRGKLCPVSSRFDHVTLQWLALKRYQVFVIYRNVYARNYPNLWPSGLWRTVWPDTVRVDELIDFLNVELQGRSLDIAFISQCLLTPDTSYVVKHLCGTLQRDLVPRCQKAILSWINQKRPGRGGLNIVIADFVSDNNFLFSKTVIQSNTKLLHSPEVP; encoded by the exons ATGGAAAGTGGTGCAAAGGGAGAGAACATGGCGATATGGCCGGGCGCAGTTTTGACCGACGATCTGGAATTTTGGATGACTCGGTTTCCGGCGCCACTCAAGAATATACCCATAATTCATCTGGCGATACCCG GTTCTCACGATACCATGACTTATACGATCGAGAGGCACAGCGACGTGGGGCCGGACGAACCTGCCTATATTCGAACGCTCGGCCGTTACTGCTCATTCGTTGCCAAGcccattattttaaattggtCTGTTACACAACGCGATGATATCAAGCAACAGCTTAACGGCGGAATCCGATATTTAGATCTGCGCGTTGCCACGAAGCCGAGAACCAATAATATATACTTCCTTCATGGTCTGTACGGCGCGGAAGTCAGCAAGCCGCTTCTGGACGTAGCCGATTGGCTCACCTCGCATGCGAACGAGATCGTTATCCTGGACTTCCAGCATTTCTATGCCTTCACGGATCAGGATCATCATCGTCTCGTAGATAGAATAATGCAGATTTTCCGCGGAAAATTGTGCCCAGTCTCATCCAGATTCGATCACGTAACGCTGCAATGGCTGGCCCTAAAGAGATATCAGGTGTTCGTGATTTACAGGAACGTTTACGCACGCAATTACCCGAATCTGTGGCCGTCCGGTCTCTGGCGTACCGTGTGGCCCGACACCGTCCGCGTGGACGAATTGATTGATTTCTTGAATGTCGAATTACAGGGCAGATCGTTGGACATCGCGTTCATATCGCAATGCCTCCTGACGCCGGATACGTCCTACGTCGTAAAACATTTGTGCGGTACCCTGCAAAGGGATCTGGTGCCTCGCTGTCAAAAAGCAATTCTCTCTTGGATAAATCAGAAACGTCCTGGCCGCGGCGGACTCAATATAGTTATAGCGGATTTTGTGTCGGATAACAACTTTCTGTTTTCCAAAACAGTCATCCAGAGTAATACAAAACTTCTGCACAGTCCGGAAGTTCCCTAG
- the LOC139809910 gene encoding PAT complex subunit CCDC47-like: protein MKLWIVIAHITLVATNLWVTAHFQEEVPEDNEFAEFEDFEEEKPSVLIERVPELPQEEELNQDFEEDDVLVTDGDSEFDHFQDEEEFEGLDVAGGSSGPKNDEPSTLTITKVPFHLRERWDSYYLEILMITGLVVYFINYIVGRTKNAHIVEQWLTDHKQLLLDNFSLIGHSGKSNENANDNGFIRQSESQYSLYCSGRVGCDSMLIELKLIKRQDLVAVLAQLVRPQNDQVHIEVELSKDEVDNFVLAVATKRLAMHLVRDMADISVYCPEKRSGEKFGLPSGFYVMSEIPEATAAILDTRVQQAFSKFAPYIEYIHISDQFSGRKPQEDTTQLTMPEVKRILLMSLNISLKGRACNPETQEKLKPLLQLAFYLIDKLRRFKLSKEGKNKADKNRLKVEEAFLKTTHAARAEAAAQRREERRRAEQERILQEEDPDKQRKWEEKEQRRLAKKRAPRMKQLKVKAL from the exons ATGAAATTGTGGATCGTGATAGCACACATCACATTGGTCGCCACTAATTTATGGGTTACAGCCCATTTCCAGGAAGAAGTACCTGAGGATAATGAGTTTGCGGAATTTGAAGATTTCGAAGAGGAAAAACCAAGTGTGCTCATTGAACGTGTACCAGAATTGCCTCAAGAAGAAGAGTTAAATCAGGATTTCGAAGAGGACGATGTCCTGGTTACAGATGGTGATAGTGAATTTGATCACTTTCAAGATGAGGAAGAATTTGAAGGACTAGACGTTGCAGGAGGTAGCTCTGGTCCAAAAAATGACGAACCTTCCACATTAACCATTACGAAAGTCCCATTTCATCTGCGAGAGAGATGGGACagttattatttagaaatactAATGATAACTGGACTGGTGgtatactttataaattatatagtgGGACGTACCAAAAATGCCCATATAGTTGAGCAATGGCTAACGGATCATAAGCAGCTTTTGttggataatttttctctcatcGGCCATTCGGGCAAATCGAATGAGAACGCAAATGATAATGGTTTCATAAGACAGAGCGAATCACAGTACAGTTTGTACTGTTCCGGACGTGTCGGCTGTGACTCAATGCTTAtcgaattgaaattaataaagaggCAAGACTTGGTCGCTGTATTGGCTCAACTGGTGCGTCCGCAAAACGATCAAGTTCACATAGAGGTGGAGCTCTCAAAAGACGAAGTAGATAATTTCGTTTTAGCAGTTGCCACGAAACGGCTAGCGATGCACTTGGTACGCGACATGGCTGATATTAGCGTGTATTGTCCGGAGAAACGATCTGGAGAAAAGTTCGGTCTTCCATCAGGCTTTTACGTAATGTCTGAGATTCCAGAAGCAACGGCGGCTATCTTGGACACCAGAGTTCAGCAAGCCTTCTCAAAGTTTGCGCCTTACATAGAGTACATTCACATTAGTGATCAATTCAGTGGACGCAAACCACAGga AGACACTACTCAGCTGACAATGCCTGAGgttaaaagaatattgttGATGAGCCTGAATATAAGTCTTAAAGGGCGCGCATGTAATCCAGAGACTCAAGAAAAACTTAAACCTTTACTTCAACTTGCTTTCTATTTAATCGACAAGCTGCGACGTTTCAAGTTATCTAAAGAG gGTAAAAATAAAGCAGATAAAAATCGGCTCAAAGTGGAGGAAGCCTTCTTGAAAACAACTCACGCCGCAAGGGCCGAAGCTGCGGCACAAAGACGGGAGGAGCGTCGGAGAGCCGAGCAGGAAAGAATTCTCCAAGAGGAGGATCCCGATAAACAACGGAAGtgggaagaaaaagaacaacGAAGATTGGCCAAAAAACGTGCCCCCAGAATGAAGCAACTCAAAGTAAAAGCTTTGTGA
- the Klp68d gene encoding kinesin-like protein KIF3B has translation MEKLDNQQKTWKKKSMKSSAVADVPTQCVQVVVRCRPMDEREIARGYSRVVDVIPSRGVVEVRHPRDDPSSETVKVFTFDAVYDWNSSQQELYEETVRPLVSSILDGFNGTIFAYGQTGTGKTYTMEGSKMDHERRGVIPRSFEHIFNHIGRSENMQYLVRASYLEIYQEEIRDLLHPDQSLRFELKEKPDIGVYVKDLSTAVCKSAAEIQHLMNVGNQNRTIGATNMNEHSSRSHAIFLITIEMGGIGDNGGIRVGRLNLVDLAGSERQSKTGSSGERLKEASKINLSLSALGNVISALVDGKTTHVPYRDSKLTRLLQDSLGGNSKTIMVANIGPASYNYDETLTTLRYASRAKNIKNKPRINEDPKDALLRQYQEEIGRLKEKLALKGGVPRKKKKSKRKKEGETIDSESEDDSRSEDNKVSETDKKLIAEQLKAEKQETENLVQRIKDLESKMLCGGKNIIDHTNEQQRALEQKAAEIAERKRREVEMQQKLEDEELTMVGVRETYTTLQQEVDVKSRKLRKCFTKLQALKQELEDVTSDYNRDRRDLEQEQHELMKELKLKYLIIENFIPEEEKTKILSRIHLDEEEDCWIVKDPDPSSIDAIKRPTSVPGARRPVSEYARIALAMGRGCRYAGENILNLDLDMPARTTLDYQGPAIAPTIQAVLEEALRDEGDIDVDASSTRLRSKSRLQSARVRPKSVTKIQQIPAPVYPKTRGLVPK, from the coding sequence ATGGAGAAATTGGACAACCAGCAGAAAACCTGGAAGAAGAAGAGCATGAAGTCGAGTGCAGTCGCCGATGTGCCGACGCAGTGCGTGCAGGTGGTCGTGCGATGCCGACCGATGGACGAGCGGGAGATCGCTCGCGGTTATAGCCGCGTGGTCGACGTGATCCCGTCTAGAGGCGTGGTAGAGGTGCGGCATCCGCGTGACGATCCGTCCAGCGAGACCGTCAAGGTGTTCACCTTCGACGCGGTGTACGACTGGAACTCCAGCCAGCAGGAGCTATACGAGGAGACGGTCAGGCCCCTGGTGTCCTCGATACTCGATGGGTTCAACGGCACTATCTTCGCCTACGGGCAGACCGGCACCGGAAAGACGTACACCATGGAGGGCTCCAAGATGGATCACGAAAGGCGCGGCGTCATCCCGCGCTCCTTCGAGCACATATTCAACCACATCGGCAGGTCGGAGAACATGCAGTATCTGGTGAGGGCCAGCTATCTGGAGATTTATCAGGAGGAGATACGCGACCTGCTGCATCCGGATCAGAGTCTGCGCTTCGAGCTGAAGGAGAAGCCGGATATCGGAGTGTACGTCAAAGACCTGTCGACCGCCGTTTGCAAGAGCGCGGCGGAGATACAGCATCTAATGAACGTGGGCAATCAAAACAGGACGATCGGTGCGACGAACATGAACGAGCACAGTTCGCGGTCGCACGCGATCTTTCTCATCACTATTGAGATGGGCGGTATCGGTGACAACGGTGGTATCAGAGTGGGACGCTTAAATCTAGTCGATCTCGCGGGTAGCGAGAGACAAAGCAAAACCGGATCGTCGGGGGAGAGATTGAAGGAGGCAAGCAAGATTAATCTGAGCTTATCGGCCTTGGGTAACGTGATCTCGGCGTTGGTGGACGGTAAAACCACGCACGTGCCATATCGAGACTCTAAGCTCACGAGATTGCTGCAAGACTCTTTAGGTGGTAATTCGAAGACGATCATGGTAGCGAATATCGGGCCGGCCAGCTACAACTATGACGAGACTTTGACGACTCTGCGTTACGCTAGCCGTGCTAAGAATATCAAGAACAAGCCTAGGATTAACGAGGATCCGAAGGATGCTTTATTGAGGCAATATCAGGAAGAGATAGGTCGATTGAAGGAAAAACTCGCGCTGAAAGGTGGGGTGCcacgaaagaagaaaaagtcgaaaaggaaaaaggagGGCGAGACAATCGATTCGGAATCCGAGGACGATAGTCGGAGCGAAGACAATAAGGTATCCGAGACCGACAAGAAACTCATAGCGGAGCAGTTGAAGGCCGAGAAGCAGGAGACGGAGAATCTCGTCCAAAGAATAAAGGATTTGGAGAGCAAGATGCTCTGCGGCGGTAAGAATATAATTGATCACACGAACGAACAGCAAAGGGCATTGGAGCAAAAGGCGGCCGAGATCGCAGAACGTAAGAGGCGTGAGGTCGAGATGCAGCAGAAGTTGGAGGACGAAGAGTTGACGATGGTCGGCGTGAGGGAGACCTATACCACGTTGCAGCAGGAGGTGGATGTCAAGTCCAGGAAGTTGCGAAAGTGCTTCACCAAGCTGCAGGCTCTAAAACAAGAGTTAGAGGATGTGACCAGTGACTACAACAGGGACAGACGAGATTTGGAGCAGGAGCAGCACGAATTGATGAAGGAGCTCAAGCTCAAGTACCTCATAATCGAGAACTTCATTCCCGAAGAAGAGAAGACGAAGATCCTATCCAGAATTCATCTGGATGAAGAAGAGGATTGCTGGATCGTGAAAGATCCCGATCCGTCGAGCATAGATGCCATCAAGCGACCGACTTCCGTGCCGGGTGCGCGCAGACCGGTCTCGGAGTACGCGCGGATCGCGCTCGCGATGGGACGAGGATGCCGTTACGCGGGCGAGAACATTTTGAACCTGGATCTCGACATGCCGGCACGGACGACCTTGGATTATCAGGGACCCGCGATCGCGCCAACGATTCAAGCTGTTCTGGAGGAGGCTCTGCGCGACGAGGGCGACATAGACGTCGACGCTTCGAGCACGAGGCTGAGAAGCAAGTCGCGTTTGCAGTCGGCGCGAGTTAGGCCGAAGAGCGTCACCAAGATACAGCAGATCCCGGCACCGGTTTACCCCAAAACCAGAGGCCTCGTACCGAAGTAA